The Chryseobacterium geocarposphaerae genome window below encodes:
- a CDS encoding SDR family oxidoreductase, with translation MENAQKTKVLVTGGTGFLGVHTVLQLLQQGYQVRTTLRSLSKKDQIIKALEESGITDFSPLSFIEADLTNDYNWDEAVKGCDYVLHVASPFPAKDPKDENELIIPARDGALRVLKASRDGGVKRVVLTSSFAAVGYSTDIENYIFTEKDWTDTNIDLPAYIKSKTVAEKSAWKFIEEEGNNLEMSVINPVGIFGPAIGGITSASLDVAVIGILNGDLESTPHFTMGVVDVRDVADIHIKAMLHPNAAGERFIATSEGTMSFYDVAELFKKERPQFTKKMKRLEPIDRVYYKQMSNEKARSVLNWNPRSREEALLASADSVMNV, from the coding sequence ATGGAAAACGCACAAAAAACAAAAGTGTTGGTAACCGGCGGAACAGGTTTTTTAGGAGTTCATACTGTTTTGCAGTTATTACAGCAAGGCTATCAAGTCAGAACAACCCTTCGTTCACTTTCAAAAAAAGATCAGATAATTAAAGCATTGGAAGAATCAGGAATTACAGATTTTTCACCTCTTTCTTTTATTGAAGCCGATCTAACAAATGACTACAATTGGGATGAAGCGGTAAAGGGTTGTGATTATGTCCTTCATGTTGCATCTCCCTTCCCTGCAAAGGATCCAAAGGATGAAAATGAGCTTATAATTCCGGCAAGAGACGGAGCATTACGGGTTTTAAAAGCATCACGTGACGGAGGAGTAAAACGGGTGGTATTAACTTCTTCATTTGCTGCAGTCGGCTACAGTACTGATATTGAAAATTATATTTTCACAGAAAAAGATTGGACAGATACGAATATTGATCTTCCCGCTTACATTAAATCTAAAACTGTAGCTGAAAAATCTGCATGGAAGTTTATCGAAGAAGAAGGAAATAATCTGGAAATGTCCGTCATTAATCCTGTTGGTATATTTGGTCCTGCAATTGGGGGTATTACTTCCGCTTCCCTGGATGTTGCCGTTATAGGAATTTTAAACGGAGATCTTGAGTCAACACCTCATTTTACTATGGGCGTAGTGGACGTGAGAGATGTAGCAGACATCCATATCAAAGCAATGCTTCATCCTAATGCTGCCGGTGAACGTTTTATTGCAACTTCAGAGGGTACAATGAGTTTTTATGATGTAGCTGAACTATTTAAAAAAGAAAGACCGCAGTTTACCAAAAAAATGAAGAGGCTGGAACCTATTGACAGAGTATATTACAAACAAATGTCCAACGAAAAGGCCAGATCTGTACTTAATTGGAACCCGAGAAGCCGGGAAGAAGCGCTCTTGGCAAGTGCAGACAGTGTAATGAATGTTTGA
- a CDS encoding helix-turn-helix domain-containing protein — MKLNNLQSCHLGPEISPEQFIPEHFFLFLLKGSMISYDGYKHYEMKPGDYCVARKNHFVRYTKHKDEGQFEKVIIAFDEVFLKKFLARHPYQTEPSTSNDAFLFIKEDKLINNFIQSLEPYYNGTEQLDDVFVDIKREELLMILLNNNSELKNIFFNFNVPHKIELESFMNQHYKFNISMERFAFMSGRSLSTFKREFKAIFNTTPGKWLMKKRLDEAYFLLDKEHKKPTDIYTELGFEDLSHFSFVFKKEFGVSPSNIGKRKK, encoded by the coding sequence ATGAAATTAAATAATCTACAATCCTGCCATTTAGGGCCAGAGATATCACCCGAACAGTTTATTCCGGAGCATTTTTTTCTGTTTTTACTTAAAGGATCCATGATTTCATATGACGGCTACAAACATTACGAGATGAAACCCGGAGATTACTGTGTCGCAAGAAAAAATCATTTTGTTCGTTATACCAAACACAAAGACGAGGGACAGTTTGAAAAAGTAATTATTGCTTTTGATGAAGTCTTTTTAAAGAAATTTCTTGCACGCCACCCTTATCAAACCGAACCATCTACCAGTAATGACGCATTTTTATTTATCAAGGAAGATAAGCTGATCAATAATTTTATACAGTCTCTAGAGCCTTACTACAATGGAACCGAACAATTGGATGATGTTTTTGTTGATATCAAACGTGAAGAATTGTTGATGATTTTGCTCAATAATAATTCTGAACTAAAAAATATATTTTTCAATTTCAATGTTCCGCACAAAATTGAGCTGGAATCTTTTATGAACCAACATTATAAATTCAACATCAGTATGGAAAGGTTTGCATTTATGAGCGGGCGGAGCTTATCAACTTTCAAAAGAGAGTTTAAAGCCATTTTTAATACCACTCCAGGAAAATGGCTGATGAAAAAACGTTTGGATGAAGCTTATTTTCTGTTAGATAAAGAGCACAAAAAGCCCACTGATATTTACACTGAACTTGGCTTTGAAGATCTTTCCCATTTCTCTTTTGTTTTCAAAAAAGAATTTGGGGTATCTCCGTCAAATATTGGAAAACGTAAAAAATAA
- the mnmE gene encoding tRNA uridine-5-carboxymethylaminomethyl(34) synthesis GTPase MnmE, with translation MNNDTICALATANGVGALGIIRVSGNDALSVVQKSFPAKKLAKQKSHTIHYGYFVDGEEVIDEVMLSIFLAPKSFTTENSVEIAFHGSPHIGKRILETLIKNGARMAKAGEFTLRAFINGRIDLSQAEAIADVIASENEASRKVAINQLKGGITNEISFLRTDLLNFVSLIELELDFAEEDVEFADRSALVGLLNKIELKLNLLIESFQYGNAIKNGTAVAIIGKPNAGKSTLLNALLKEERAIVSNIAGTTRDTIEEVLHIKGHAFRLIDTAGLRETVDEIEAIGVKKAKEKVENANILVYLADAGTEDFSEDIEMIKSLLREDLKLIICSTKIDEVSPSIYEKVEDIFRNEITHDFDFIKISAVENQNIQDLKNELSSYVEQLKASENNVVITNQRHFEALQKSLDAVHKVKEAITFQISTELLAYELRNALEHLGEISGEVTNDEVLGNIFSKFCIGK, from the coding sequence ATGAATAACGATACCATTTGTGCGTTGGCTACAGCCAATGGAGTAGGAGCTTTAGGGATTATCAGAGTTTCGGGGAACGATGCTTTATCAGTCGTTCAAAAATCTTTTCCTGCAAAAAAGCTGGCGAAGCAGAAGTCTCATACCATTCATTACGGATATTTTGTAGATGGGGAAGAGGTGATAGATGAAGTCATGCTCTCAATATTTCTGGCACCAAAAAGTTTTACCACGGAAAATTCTGTGGAAATAGCTTTTCACGGTTCTCCGCACATTGGAAAACGTATTCTTGAGACTTTGATTAAAAACGGAGCGAGAATGGCAAAAGCAGGGGAATTTACTCTTCGTGCTTTTATTAATGGGAGAATTGACCTTTCTCAGGCTGAAGCGATTGCCGATGTTATTGCTTCTGAAAATGAAGCTTCAAGGAAAGTAGCCATCAATCAGCTGAAAGGGGGAATTACCAATGAAATCTCTTTTTTAAGGACTGATCTACTCAATTTTGTCTCTTTAATTGAGCTGGAGCTGGATTTTGCTGAAGAAGACGTGGAGTTTGCTGACCGGTCCGCATTGGTAGGGCTATTGAATAAAATCGAACTAAAATTAAATTTATTGATCGAAAGTTTCCAGTACGGAAATGCCATCAAAAACGGAACTGCAGTAGCCATTATCGGAAAACCGAATGCAGGAAAATCTACGTTGCTTAATGCTTTGTTGAAGGAGGAAAGAGCGATCGTAAGTAATATTGCGGGAACCACAAGAGATACTATTGAAGAAGTTTTACATATTAAAGGTCATGCATTCCGATTGATCGATACAGCCGGACTTCGTGAAACAGTGGACGAAATTGAAGCGATTGGTGTAAAAAAAGCCAAAGAAAAGGTAGAAAATGCTAACATTCTAGTATACTTGGCAGATGCAGGAACTGAAGATTTTTCTGAGGATATTGAGATGATAAAATCTTTATTGAGAGAGGATCTGAAACTGATTATCTGTTCAACGAAAATTGATGAGGTTTCCCCGTCAATCTATGAAAAAGTAGAAGATATTTTCAGAAATGAGATTACACATGATTTCGATTTTATTAAAATTTCTGCCGTAGAAAACCAGAATATTCAGGATCTGAAAAACGAATTGTCTTCTTATGTTGAACAGTTAAAAGCATCCGAAAATAACGTGGTTATTACCAATCAGCGTCATTTCGAAGCTTTACAGAAATCTTTGGATGCTGTGCATAAAGTAAAAGAAGCGATTACCTTCCAAATCTCTACGGAATTATTGGCCTATGAACTTAGAAACGCTTTGGAACATCTTGGTGAGATTTCCGGTGAGGTAACAAATGATGAGGTTTTGGGGAATATATTTTCTAAGTTTTGTATCGGAAAGTAA
- a CDS encoding aminopeptidase P family protein gives MTSKEKVAALREEMQKNNVDAFIVYSADPHMSEYLPEEWQERAWLSGFLGSAGFVVVTKDKAGLWTDGRYFTQAAIELEGSGIDLFKDGMEGTPNYIDWIISEIPANGKVAVNALATAHANWEILTQRLNSKNIMLVDNPLLKQIWVNRGTPSNNPIFVHPVKWAGKSVTDKIAAIRQKMEEQEATVHIISSLDDVAWTLNLRGSDVQSNPVFLGYIIITKNDAILFTGLEKLEVEARKQMDESFVKMMPYEEFYNHLKVFKNEKVLVSPNSNQSIFEALKSDNQFIKAPVPGNLMKAQKNETELEGFRKVMVRDGVAMVKFLYWLTHSAGKEAMNEYSIGEKLRRFRAEGENFVGESFGSIVGYKDNGAIMHYSAKSEGSKEVTNDASILVDSGGQYLEGTTDITRTLALGTVSEEFKRNSTLVLQGMIRLSMVKFPKGTKGVHLDAIARLPLWMEGKDFNHGTGHGVGSFMNVHEGPQNIRKDMNPQDLLVGMVCSNEPGYYLEGDYGIRHENLIAVKEAEKTIHGTFYEFETLTLCPFFKDTIVKEILSESEINWLNSYHKTCEDKLAPFLEGDIKEWFLNLVSPL, from the coding sequence ATGACTTCAAAGGAAAAAGTAGCTGCGCTTCGCGAAGAAATGCAGAAAAATAATGTTGATGCATTTATAGTATATTCTGCAGATCCGCATATGAGCGAATATTTGCCCGAAGAATGGCAGGAGAGGGCTTGGCTGTCCGGATTTTTAGGTTCTGCAGGTTTTGTAGTGGTTACAAAAGATAAAGCCGGACTTTGGACAGACGGAAGATATTTTACACAAGCAGCTATTGAGTTGGAAGGTTCAGGAATTGATCTTTTCAAAGACGGTATGGAAGGAACGCCTAATTATATCGACTGGATTATTTCCGAAATTCCTGCAAACGGAAAAGTAGCTGTAAATGCATTGGCAACAGCACATGCCAACTGGGAAATTTTAACTCAAAGATTAAATTCAAAAAATATAATGCTGGTTGATAACCCTCTTTTGAAGCAAATCTGGGTTAACAGAGGTACACCATCAAATAATCCGATTTTTGTGCATCCTGTAAAATGGGCTGGGAAATCGGTTACCGATAAAATTGCTGCTATCCGCCAGAAAATGGAAGAACAGGAAGCAACCGTTCACATTATTTCAAGTCTGGATGATGTTGCTTGGACACTGAATTTAAGAGGAAGTGACGTACAAAGCAATCCTGTATTTTTAGGATATATCATTATCACCAAAAATGATGCAATCCTGTTTACTGGTCTGGAGAAATTAGAAGTTGAAGCCAGAAAACAAATGGATGAATCTTTTGTAAAAATGATGCCTTATGAAGAGTTCTACAATCATTTAAAAGTATTCAAAAATGAAAAAGTTTTGGTTTCCCCAAACAGCAACCAATCTATTTTTGAAGCACTAAAATCCGATAATCAATTTATTAAAGCTCCGGTTCCCGGAAATTTAATGAAAGCTCAGAAAAATGAAACAGAGCTGGAAGGTTTCAGAAAAGTAATGGTGAGAGACGGAGTTGCCATGGTGAAATTTCTGTATTGGCTGACTCACAGTGCCGGAAAAGAAGCAATGAATGAATATTCAATCGGGGAAAAACTGAGAAGGTTCCGTGCTGAGGGAGAAAATTTTGTAGGAGAGAGTTTCGGAAGCATTGTTGGGTATAAAGACAATGGTGCCATTATGCATTATTCTGCAAAAAGCGAAGGAAGCAAAGAAGTAACGAATGACGCGAGTATTCTGGTAGATTCCGGAGGTCAGTATCTTGAAGGAACTACTGATATTACAAGAACATTGGCTTTAGGAACAGTTTCTGAAGAATTCAAAAGAAATTCTACCTTAGTTTTACAGGGAATGATCCGTTTATCAATGGTTAAATTCCCGAAAGGAACAAAGGGAGTTCATTTAGATGCTATTGCAAGATTACCATTATGGATGGAAGGAAAAGATTTTAACCACGGAACGGGTCATGGGGTAGGAAGCTTTATGAATGTTCATGAAGGACCGCAGAATATCAGAAAAGATATGAATCCACAGGATCTTTTGGTAGGAATGGTTTGCTCAAACGAACCTGGGTATTATCTTGAAGGAGACTACGGAATCCGTCACGAAAACCTGATCGCAGTGAAGGAAGCAGAAAAAACGATCCATGGAACATTCTATGAGTTTGAAACATTGACGCTTTGTCCTTTCTTTAAAGATACGATTGTAAAAGAAATACTTTCAGAAAGTGAAATTAACTGGTTGAACAGCTATCATAAAACCTGTGAAGATAAGCTCGCTCCGTTTTTGGAAGGTGATATTAAAGAATGGTTCCTGAACCTGGTAAGCCCGCTTTAA
- a CDS encoding DUF6526 family protein: protein MERQNYKNHKKFYPPHHFIYLPVLIILEILGIYKVFNDSTNQLLWILFSIIIFLLFYLALMLRQHYALGLQNRLVRLEFKQRYFEIFGNRSDEVEEKLKFDQIAALRFAYDDEFKELLYKALHENISGDEIKKSIQNWRPDLHRI, encoded by the coding sequence ATGGAAAGACAGAATTACAAAAATCACAAAAAATTTTATCCACCACACCATTTTATCTATCTACCCGTTCTCATTATTTTAGAAATTCTGGGTATTTATAAAGTTTTTAACGACAGTACGAATCAGCTACTCTGGATATTATTTTCGATTATTATTTTCCTGCTTTTCTATCTGGCTCTCATGCTGAGACAACATTATGCTTTAGGACTTCAAAACCGGTTGGTAAGACTTGAATTCAAACAGCGGTATTTTGAAATTTTCGGAAACAGATCTGATGAGGTTGAAGAAAAACTGAAATTTGATCAAATTGCAGCATTGAGATTCGCTTATGATGATGAATTTAAAGAATTGCTCTATAAAGCCCTTCATGAAAATATTTCAGGAGATGAAATCAAGAAGTCAATTCAAAATTGGAGGCCCGATCTGCATAGAATTTAG
- a CDS encoding phosphatidate cytidylyltransferase gives MKKLSLYSLAMFSLLSLTSCEAVETIFKAGMWWGIILVVGVIGIILWLFSRGKNS, from the coding sequence ATGAAAAAATTAAGTTTATACAGTCTCGCAATGTTCAGTTTGCTATCATTAACAAGCTGTGAAGCAGTAGAAACCATCTTTAAAGCTGGAATGTGGTGGGGAATTATTTTAGTAGTAGGAGTTATTGGTATCATTTTATGGCTATTCTCCAGAGGTAAAAACTCTTAA
- a CDS encoding DNA topoisomerase IB — MDNPDLDIISHLKPSKILKILKDPEASAKAVNLIYTSDTESAGIIRKKRGKKYSYFKDGERIKDKDEIKRINGLVIPPAWENVWICALDNGHLQATGFDVKKRKQYRYHPLWNALRNHTKFYRMLKFGYALPAMRLHIEQDLALRNFEKRKILALIVSLMQKTNIRIGNNVYEKLYGSFGLTTLKDKHVKIKGQKITFSFKGKKGIMHNVDLKSKRLAKLVQKCKDIPGKELFQYYDDEGNHHSIDSGMVNEYIKEISGDDFTAKDFRTWSGTVNALIAFKEIGYAETNTEYKRKVKEALEMVASHLGNTSTVCKKYYVHPLVITLYENNSIKKYLDELEKIEENDGKAGLTQEEKLVLKILENEKM, encoded by the coding sequence ATGGATAATCCAGACTTAGATATCATTTCTCATCTGAAACCTTCTAAGATCCTTAAAATCCTGAAAGACCCGGAAGCTTCTGCGAAAGCGGTAAATCTTATCTATACCTCAGATACGGAATCAGCAGGTATTATCAGAAAAAAACGGGGTAAAAAATATTCCTATTTCAAAGATGGGGAAAGAATAAAGGATAAAGACGAGATCAAAAGAATAAACGGACTGGTAATACCTCCAGCCTGGGAAAATGTATGGATTTGCGCATTGGATAATGGTCATCTTCAGGCTACTGGTTTTGATGTAAAAAAGAGAAAACAGTACCGTTATCATCCGCTTTGGAATGCATTGAGGAATCATACGAAATTTTACAGAATGCTAAAATTCGGATACGCCTTACCTGCTATGAGACTTCATATTGAACAGGATCTGGCTTTAAGAAATTTTGAAAAGCGGAAAATCCTCGCTTTAATTGTCAGCCTAATGCAAAAAACAAACATCCGGATTGGCAATAATGTCTATGAAAAATTGTACGGTTCGTTTGGCTTAACGACTTTAAAAGATAAACATGTAAAAATCAAAGGGCAGAAAATCACCTTTTCATTCAAAGGAAAAAAAGGTATCATGCATAATGTGGATCTTAAAAGCAAAAGATTGGCAAAATTAGTCCAGAAATGTAAGGATATTCCGGGAAAGGAATTGTTTCAATATTATGATGACGAAGGCAATCATCATTCTATAGATTCGGGGATGGTGAATGAGTACATTAAAGAAATCAGCGGCGACGATTTTACAGCAAAAGATTTCCGGACGTGGTCGGGAACGGTAAATGCTTTAATTGCTTTTAAAGAAATCGGGTACGCTGAAACCAACACCGAATATAAAAGAAAGGTGAAGGAAGCTCTCGAAATGGTGGCTTCTCATCTCGGAAATACAAGCACAGTCTGTAAAAAATATTATGTCCATCCTTTGGTCATCACTTTGTATGAAAACAACAGCATCAAAAAATATCTTGATGAGCTGGAAAAAATAGAAGAAAATGATGGTAAAGCGGGCTTAACTCAGGAAGAAAAACTGGTTCTCAAAATATTAGAAAACGAAAAGATGTAA
- the pruA gene encoding L-glutamate gamma-semialdehyde dehydrogenase → MSKAISQVPFAVNEPVNSYAPGTPEVKSLIAQYKKMWAEKVEIPMIINGKEVRTDDKVQLQSPQDHAHDFGFYHRGTMQHVDDAINAALAAKKEWNELGWEQRAAIFLKAADLLAGPYRDVINAATMIGQSKNVHQAEIDSACEFIDFLRFNVEFMTEMYSEQPVSDAGIWNRVEYRPLEGFCFAVTPFNFTAISGNLPTCMAMLGNVVVWKPSDKQIYSAKVIMDVLTEAGLPAGVINMIFTDGKETAEKVLAHRDFAGLHFTGSTKVFQGMWKMIGDNIHNYRTYPRIVGETGGKDFVIAHPSANVEAVATALVRGAFEYQGQKCSAASRAYIPQSLWADVKKVMETQIASIKIGSPEDPSNFVNAVIDKNSFEKCKGYIDRANASGEANVVIGGTCDDSKGWFIHPTVIETTNPQYESMVEEIFGPILSIYVYEDAKWAETLQLVDSSSPYSLTGSVFAQDRYAINEAFKALENASGNFYINDKPTGAVVGQQPFGGGRASGTNDKAGSKMNLLRWTSVRSIKETFVSPKDYKYPYLG, encoded by the coding sequence ATGTCTAAAGCAATTTCGCAAGTACCATTTGCAGTAAACGAACCGGTAAATTCTTATGCACCGGGAACTCCGGAAGTAAAAAGCCTTATCGCTCAATACAAGAAAATGTGGGCCGAAAAAGTAGAAATCCCAATGATCATTAATGGTAAGGAAGTAAGAACTGATGATAAGGTTCAACTTCAGTCTCCTCAGGATCATGCTCATGATTTCGGATTTTACCACAGAGGAACAATGCAACATGTGGACGATGCTATCAACGCTGCATTGGCTGCAAAAAAAGAATGGAACGAGCTGGGTTGGGAACAACGTGCAGCAATTTTCTTAAAAGCTGCTGATCTTTTAGCGGGTCCTTACAGAGATGTAATCAACGCTGCTACCATGATCGGACAATCGAAAAACGTACACCAGGCCGAGATTGATTCTGCTTGTGAGTTTATTGATTTCTTAAGATTCAATGTTGAATTCATGACGGAAATGTATTCTGAGCAGCCGGTTTCTGATGCTGGAATCTGGAACCGTGTAGAATACAGACCATTGGAAGGATTTTGTTTTGCAGTAACTCCGTTCAACTTTACGGCAATTTCAGGAAACTTGCCAACTTGTATGGCCATGCTTGGAAACGTAGTGGTTTGGAAGCCTTCTGATAAGCAAATCTATTCTGCAAAAGTAATTATGGATGTTTTAACTGAAGCGGGACTTCCTGCTGGGGTAATCAACATGATCTTTACAGACGGAAAAGAAACTGCTGAGAAAGTTCTGGCACACAGAGACTTTGCGGGTCTTCACTTTACAGGTTCTACAAAAGTATTCCAGGGAATGTGGAAAATGATCGGTGATAATATTCACAATTACAGAACATATCCAAGAATCGTTGGGGAAACCGGTGGAAAAGATTTCGTTATCGCTCACCCTTCTGCCAACGTAGAAGCAGTAGCTACAGCTTTGGTGAGAGGAGCTTTCGAATATCAGGGGCAGAAATGTTCTGCGGCTTCAAGAGCTTATATTCCTCAATCTCTTTGGGCTGATGTGAAGAAAGTAATGGAAACCCAGATTGCTTCCATTAAAATTGGTTCTCCGGAAGATCCATCCAACTTCGTAAACGCAGTAATCGACAAAAATTCTTTCGAAAAATGTAAAGGATATATCGACAGAGCCAATGCTTCAGGTGAAGCCAATGTAGTAATCGGTGGAACTTGTGATGATTCTAAAGGATGGTTCATTCACCCAACAGTTATCGAAACTACAAATCCTCAGTACGAAAGTATGGTTGAAGAAATCTTCGGTCCAATTTTATCTATCTACGTGTATGAAGATGCAAAATGGGCTGAAACTTTACAACTAGTAGATTCTTCTTCTCCTTATTCATTGACAGGTTCTGTGTTTGCTCAAGACAGATATGCTATCAACGAAGCATTCAAGGCATTGGAAAATGCATCCGGAAACTTCTACATCAATGACAAACCAACTGGTGCAGTTGTTGGTCAGCAGCCTTTCGGTGGTGGCAGAGCTTCAGGAACTAATGATAAAGCAGGTTCTAAAATGAACTTACTGAGATGGACTTCTGTAAGATCTATTAAAGAAACTTTTGTTTCTCCTAAAGATTATAAATATCCGTACTTAGGGTAA
- a CDS encoding cytochrome C551 yields the protein MKKFLLLAIGLGIFVVSCGTKESSMQNTNPNSTSVDTTRSTPAKIDTLKVDSTAVPPATR from the coding sequence ATGAAAAAGTTTTTGTTACTAGCCATAGGGTTAGGAATTTTTGTCGTGAGCTGCGGCACCAAAGAATCATCTATGCAGAATACCAATCCGAATTCAACTTCTGTAGATACTACAAGGTCAACCCCTGCAAAAATTGATACTCTAAAGGTTGATTCTACCGCAGTACCACCTGCAACAAGATAA
- a CDS encoding thioredoxin fold domain-containing protein has translation MKKLAILSSLFIGALAFAQGMKFEEGNFATILAKAKKEKKLVFIDAYTTWCGPCKLMAKNIFPLQAVGDYYNSHFVNAKIDMEKGEGIELAKKYNVKAYPTYLFVDGNGEIVHRTLGYVEEKDFIQFAKDAEDPSKRLTALKQKFENGEKNPEFLKNLAGLTIYSDTEFAGRVLERYFTAKTELDRDDVQMLLSGAQTSDSPLYKIFQSKKTEITKVIPTEQYDAIDKNIKVSTLFKKSYNKDTKTWNDNYFLTEAQKFLSKEEAEKTLKKAQAGRALRDKDFATYEKLTMELYKDTSALSSEELNSIAWNFFENVSNKSSLEKALAWAQESVKKNENYANTDTLANLYNKIGDKKNAKLWAEKSIELAKSTGQDSADTEKLLKTL, from the coding sequence ATGAAAAAATTAGCAATATTATCTTCCCTGTTTATCGGAGCACTAGCATTTGCTCAGGGAATGAAATTTGAAGAAGGCAATTTCGCAACTATTTTAGCGAAAGCCAAAAAAGAAAAAAAATTGGTGTTCATAGATGCATATACTACTTGGTGTGGACCTTGTAAGCTGATGGCAAAGAATATCTTTCCGCTTCAGGCTGTTGGTGATTATTATAATAGCCACTTCGTGAATGCAAAAATCGATATGGAAAAAGGGGAAGGAATTGAACTTGCTAAAAAATACAATGTAAAAGCTTACCCGACTTATCTTTTCGTAGACGGAAACGGAGAAATCGTGCACAGAACTTTAGGATATGTAGAAGAAAAGGATTTCATTCAGTTTGCAAAAGATGCGGAAGATCCGAGCAAAAGATTAACCGCTTTGAAACAAAAGTTCGAGAACGGAGAAAAAAATCCTGAGTTTTTGAAAAACCTTGCTGGTCTTACAATCTATAGCGACACTGAATTTGCAGGAAGAGTTTTAGAGCGTTATTTTACTGCTAAGACTGAATTAGACAGAGATGACGTACAGATGCTTCTTTCCGGAGCTCAAACATCAGACAGTCCGTTATACAAAATTTTCCAGTCTAAAAAGACTGAGATCACAAAGGTTATTCCGACTGAACAATATGATGCGATTGATAAAAACATCAAAGTAAGTACACTCTTCAAAAAGTCATATAATAAGGATACAAAAACCTGGAATGATAACTATTTCCTGACGGAAGCTCAAAAATTCTTATCAAAAGAAGAAGCTGAAAAAACCCTTAAAAAGGCACAGGCAGGAAGAGCATTAAGAGATAAAGATTTTGCAACCTATGAAAAACTGACGATGGAGCTTTACAAAGATACTTCAGCTCTCTCTTCAGAAGAATTGAACTCTATCGCCTGGAATTTCTTTGAAAACGTAAGCAACAAATCTTCTTTGGAAAAAGCATTAGCATGGGCTCAAGAGTCTGTAAAGAAAAATGAAAACTATGCCAATACGGATACCTTAGCAAACCTTTACAATAAAATAGGTGATAAAAAGAATGCTAAATTGTGGGCGGAAAAATCAATTGAACTGGCAAAAAGCACAGGACAGGATTCTGCAGATACTGAAAAGCTTCTAAAAACTCTTTAA
- a CDS encoding 3-oxoacyl-ACP synthase III family protein — MIKSTIKGIGFYVPDNVVTNDDLAKLMTTNDEWITERTGIKERRHRKNRNDSQETTAYLGFKASEKALKNAGLTAKDIDYIIFATLSPDYYFPGCGVLLQDMLGCDTIGALDVRNQCSGFVYAMSVANAFIKSNTYKNILVVGAEIHSFGLDFSDEGRGVSVIFGDGAGAIVLSATEDENAGDILSFNMHSEGKYADELCTQFPGSKFGWSDRMRKEPENVTNKEVYPIMNGNFVFKHAVTRFPETMQEALEKAGKTIEDLDMFIPHQANLRIAQFVQQKFGLPDEKIHNNIQKYGNTTAASIPIALSEAIEEGKIKRGDLVLLSAFGSGFTWGSVLFEY, encoded by the coding sequence ATGATTAAAAGTACAATAAAAGGGATTGGATTTTATGTTCCGGACAACGTTGTTACGAATGATGATCTAGCAAAATTAATGACGACCAATGATGAGTGGATTACGGAGAGGACGGGAATCAAAGAAAGAAGACATAGAAAAAACAGAAATGACAGTCAGGAAACCACGGCATATTTGGGCTTTAAAGCGTCTGAGAAAGCGCTAAAGAATGCAGGTTTGACCGCTAAAGATATCGACTATATTATTTTCGCAACGCTTTCACCGGATTATTATTTTCCGGGATGTGGGGTGCTGTTGCAGGATATGTTAGGTTGTGATACCATTGGAGCATTGGATGTAAGAAATCAATGTTCAGGTTTTGTCTATGCCATGAGCGTTGCCAATGCTTTTATTAAGTCGAATACATACAAAAATATTCTGGTGGTTGGTGCAGAAATTCATTCCTTCGGATTAGATTTTTCTGATGAGGGAAGAGGAGTTTCCGTAATTTTCGGAGATGGAGCAGGAGCGATCGTACTTTCTGCGACTGAAGATGAAAATGCGGGAGATATTTTGTCTTTCAATATGCATTCTGAAGGAAAGTATGCCGATGAGCTGTGTACCCAGTTTCCGGGTTCTAAATTCGGTTGGAGCGACAGAATGAGAAAGGAACCGGAAAATGTTACGAATAAAGAGGTATATCCAATTATGAACGGAAACTTTGTATTCAAACATGCGGTAACAAGATTTCCTGAAACAATGCAGGAAGCCTTGGAAAAAGCTGGAAAAACCATAGAAGACCTGGATATGTTTATTCCGCACCAGGCAAATTTGAGAATTGCTCAGTTTGTTCAGCAGAAGTTTGGATTACCGGATGAAAAAATTCATAACAACATCCAGAAATATGGAAACACAACGGCTGCTTCTATTCCGATTGCTTTAAGTGAAGCGATAGAAGAAGGGAAGATCAAAAGAGGAGATTTGGTACTTCTTTCCGCTTTCGGAAGCGGATTTACCTGGGGTAGCGTTTTATTTGAATATTAA